GCAGAGAAAAGTAATGAATGATTTGGGATGAGAGGTAATGTATTTCGTGTTAAAGAGGAAAACCTTCTTAGTAATTTCCCTAAAACCTAATTCCTGCTACCTATCACTTATAATCTATTACCTATTTTGTTGTTTTACTGTTCATTTTCTGTCCTAACTTCTCGTATTCAACATCATTAGGCTCCCAAAGTTCTATTTTGTTGCCTTCAATATCCATGATATGGACAAATTTCCCATATTCATACGTTTCTATCTTATCAACTATGATTACATTTTCCTTTTTTAACTGCTCCACCAGCTTTTCAAGATTTTCTACACGGTAATTGATCATAAAATCTTTCTCGGAAGGCAAAAAATATTTTGTTTTTTCACTGAATGGGCTCCACTGACTGAATCC
The nucleotide sequence above comes from Chryseobacterium sp. 7. Encoded proteins:
- a CDS encoding VOC family protein yields the protein MKKIIFTLCVLASFMLGFAFKAVKENSSDDTKRVTGIGGIFFKCKDPKKMREWYESHLGLNTNEYGAVFEWFQGADNSKKGFSQWSPFSEKTKYFLPSEKDFMINYRVENLEKLVEQLKKENVIIVDKIETYEYGKFVHIMDIEGNKIELWEPNDVEYEKLGQKMNSKTTK